AGAGTGCCTCGTCGGCGACAACACGGTCGTGGAGGACCGCTTCGGCCTGATTGGCGGACTCTTCGAGGACGTACATCGTGATGGAGTCCATCCCCGAGGCGACCGAGTCGACGTTGATGTTCTCGTCGCGCAGCGCGACAGCGAGGTCAGCGAGGATGCCCGGTCGGTTCCGAATCGCTCGGCCCGCGACGGTGAGACAGGCCAGCGGTTCTTCTTGCATGTCGATGAGGTTGTGGAACTCACCTTCGATGAGCGTCCCACCGGTGAGGAGGTCACCGTGCTGGTAGTGGACGACACGAACGTCGAGGTCTTCGTCCTTGTACGAGAGCGCAGACGGCGCGACGACTTCGGCGCCACGGAACGAGAGGTTCCGGAGTTCGTCGACAGTGATACGGCCGACGTTTCGCGCACCTTCGACGACCCGTGGGTCGCCCGTCATGACGCCTTCCACGTCGGTCACGATGACGACTTCGTCGGCGTCCATGTACTTGCCGAGCATGACGGCGGTCGTGTCGGACCCACCGCGGCCGAGCGTCGTGACCTCGCCTTCGAGGTTCTGTGCGAGGAAGCCCGTGATGACCGGGACGACGCCATCTAACTCCTCGGCGAGTTCGGCGGCGCGTCGCTGGGTCTCTTCGACGTCGACTTCGCCGAGGTCGTTCGTGATGACCGGCCAGTCGTCTGCGCCGGGTTCGACGAACAGGGCGTCGACGCCGCGGGCCGTGAGGGCCGCCTTCAGCATCCGGACGCTCGTCCGTTCGCCCATCGAGACGATTTCTGCGCGGTCTTTGTCGTCCGCCTCGAACTTGATTTCGTCGAGGAGGTCGTCGGTCGTCGACCCCATCGCGGAGGCGACGACGGCGATTTCGTGTCCTTTCTCGACGGCCGCCGCGATGGAATCTGCGGCGCGGTTGATTCGGTCACCGCTCCCGAGAGAGGTGCCGCCGAACTTCGCGACTACGCGCATCGTTCCTCCGGATTGCTGCGCTTCGACGCTTGGTGCTCAATCATGCGAGGGGCTAACGCGGGGGGACGTATAACTATGTCCTCTTTTTCAACCGTTGCCGACATCCCGAAATCCGGGTGCGAGACGGTCCCTAC
The genomic region above belongs to Haloferax marinisediminis and contains:
- a CDS encoding aspartate kinase — translated: MRVVAKFGGTSLGSGDRINRAADSIAAAVEKGHEIAVVASAMGSTTDDLLDEIKFEADDKDRAEIVSMGERTSVRMLKAALTARGVDALFVEPGADDWPVITNDLGEVDVEETQRRAAELAEELDGVVPVITGFLAQNLEGEVTTLGRGGSDTTAVMLGKYMDADEVVIVTDVEGVMTGDPRVVEGARNVGRITVDELRNLSFRGAEVVAPSALSYKDEDLDVRVVHYQHGDLLTGGTLIEGEFHNLIDMQEEPLACLTVAGRAIRNRPGILADLAVALRDENINVDSVASGMDSITMYVLEESANQAEAVLHDRVVADEALSSVTVEDDIAVIRVTGGELPNRPGVILDIVQPLSDAGINIHDVITSATSVAIFVAWDDREDTLEIIQQEF